A section of the Verrucomicrobiota bacterium genome encodes:
- the obgE gene encoding GTPase ObgE, producing the protein MFIDRVRVHAKAGDGGDGSASFRREKFIPKGGPDGGDGGDGGDVILRADNHIDQLANLFFEPILKAKPGGKGSYRQRHGKSAPDLVVPVPVGTLIYRFPTPAPHDPFAEPELIDGEELPSDQPRAKKGLADPMPEDLVADLDEVGKEFIICHGGKGGRGNIHFKSSRNQAPRRFTEGTEGDESWFLLEMRSIAFAGLVGYPNAGKSTLLRAISRAHPKVGSYAFTTRNPQVGVVDLEDYHKTTVADIPGLIEGAHENRGLGHQFLRHVMRCAYLLMVLDMAGSEGRSPLDDLNALRKELELYNPELAERPWCIVANKMDMPEAAANLKLFKKKFKGVTIIPICAELGEGIPELKAFLQEKVVEQEASLAEAKATKLKEEGGNPPLVY; encoded by the coding sequence ATGTTCATTGATCGAGTAAGGGTGCATGCGAAGGCTGGCGACGGAGGCGATGGTTCCGCCAGCTTCCGTCGTGAAAAGTTCATCCCTAAGGGTGGGCCGGACGGTGGTGATGGCGGCGATGGAGGGGATGTCATTCTCCGTGCCGACAACCATATCGATCAGTTGGCCAATCTCTTCTTCGAGCCGATCCTAAAAGCCAAACCGGGGGGCAAGGGCTCCTATCGCCAACGCCATGGCAAGTCGGCACCCGATCTCGTGGTGCCTGTTCCCGTCGGCACCTTGATCTACCGGTTTCCGACACCAGCTCCTCACGATCCCTTTGCCGAGCCTGAGTTGATTGATGGGGAAGAGCTTCCCTCCGATCAGCCTCGTGCCAAGAAAGGCCTCGCCGATCCAATGCCCGAGGATCTGGTCGCTGACCTGGACGAAGTGGGCAAGGAATTCATCATCTGTCACGGAGGAAAAGGAGGACGTGGCAATATCCACTTCAAGAGTTCACGCAATCAGGCTCCCAGGCGTTTCACCGAAGGAACAGAAGGTGATGAAAGTTGGTTCCTTCTCGAGATGCGCTCCATCGCCTTTGCCGGTCTGGTCGGTTATCCGAACGCAGGCAAGTCGACTCTTCTGCGTGCGATCTCCCGCGCTCATCCGAAGGTCGGTTCGTATGCCTTCACCACGCGTAACCCGCAGGTTGGAGTTGTTGACCTTGAGGATTATCACAAGACAACCGTTGCCGACATTCCCGGATTGATCGAGGGAGCCCATGAGAACAGGGGCTTGGGCCATCAATTCCTGCGTCATGTCATGCGCTGCGCCTATCTACTCATGGTGCTGGATATGGCTGGATCCGAGGGACGCAGCCCCTTGGATGATCTGAATGCTCTTCGCAAGGAACTGGAACTCTACAATCCTGAACTGGCGGAACGTCCCTGGTGCATCGTGGCCAACAAGATGGACATGCCCGAAGCCGCAGCCAACCTGAAGCTCTTCAAAAAGAAATTCAAGGGTGTCACTATCATCCCGATTTGCGCCGAACTGGGTGAGGGGATCCCTGAGTTGAAAGCCTTTCTCCAGGAAAAGGTCGTAGAACAGGAGGCAAGTCTTGCCGAAGCTAAGGCTACCAAGCTGAAGGAAGAAGGGGGCAACCCTCCCTTGGTCTATTAA
- the fabG gene encoding 3-oxoacyl-[acyl-carrier-protein] reductase, which yields MSTINNPLQDQVAIVTGAGRGIGESIARYFVEAGAKVAVVSRSEENSSKVAAALEAIRPGSARAYAVDVADFDAVQKVGEQIVADFGRADILVNNAGITRDNLLMRMSSEEWDAVLDTNLKGAFNFVRSVLRTMIKQRSGRIINISSVSGLMGLAGQTNYAASKAGMIGLTKALAKEVASRGITVNVVAPGFIETDMTAVLNEEIRKGALAQIPLSRFGQPEDIASTVAFLCSPAAGYITGQVLAVDGGMSM from the coding sequence ATGAGCACCATCAACAACCCACTACAGGATCAAGTTGCCATTGTCACCGGAGCCGGACGCGGTATCGGTGAATCCATTGCCCGTTATTTTGTCGAGGCGGGTGCCAAGGTGGCAGTCGTAAGCCGCAGCGAGGAAAACTCGTCCAAGGTCGCGGCTGCGCTAGAAGCAATCCGTCCCGGATCTGCACGCGCCTATGCTGTCGATGTAGCCGATTTCGATGCCGTCCAGAAGGTCGGAGAGCAGATTGTAGCTGACTTTGGGCGAGCTGACATTCTGGTGAACAACGCCGGAATCACCCGGGACAATCTCCTCATGCGCATGTCCTCTGAGGAATGGGATGCCGTCCTCGACACCAACCTCAAGGGAGCCTTCAACTTCGTCCGCTCAGTTCTGCGCACCATGATTAAGCAGCGCTCCGGACGCATCATCAACATCAGCTCCGTCAGTGGCCTCATGGGCCTTGCGGGTCAGACAAATTACGCCGCCAGCAAGGCCGGCATGATCGGCCTTACTAAGGCTCTCGCGAAGGAAGTCGCCAGCCGTGGTATCACGGTCAATGTGGTGGCCCCTGGATTTATCGAGACCGACATGACAGCAGTCCTGAACGAGGAGATCCGCAAGGGAGCCCTAGCGCAGATTCCTCTTTCCCGTTTCGGCCAGCCCGAGGATATCGCCTCCACGGTCGCTTTCCTCTGTAGCCCCGCTGCCGGGTACATCACTGGTCAGGTCCTGGCGGTAGACGGCGGTATGTCGATGTAG
- a CDS encoding MFS transporter, protein MEVIEAIDQESHHPIPLSGFLGGVFLTQLVDSALHLAQPLLLAKLSGSLGGAAFFSAFDTGIHMAGTYIGGWPTEKFGARRVLVVATFLRAVALAGVPISMLCGFLSLWWAMGCYTLEALIRGFVDTSVHTVPLELAQHRAEQLDRINSRYELAFDIGGVAGPLILGGLMIWGGKIVPHIMIPVGFVLSSVTYFFIPKKTGGMSKGAVHHSHGGSWAGIKYIFTRRPLLITCIGLMSFNIYPLRKLLSAFFAKGLLHKSASVGQIGAAFALGGAVGALIYAVTKHKNSGGKWVALGAVGTFILAIGWVPGNLWVMTVAVFLFALANVCARLTLTKKRQELTPLEHAGGVTSASQFGVNAVSVVIKTIVGAAFSAGLGAFGAFAVVGGILGLMGAGQFVLSRHMPKLRESSPAHL, encoded by the coding sequence ATGGAAGTAATCGAGGCTATCGATCAGGAATCCCACCACCCGATTCCTCTGAGCGGATTTCTTGGTGGCGTCTTCCTTACCCAGTTGGTCGATAGCGCCCTGCATCTGGCACAGCCTCTACTGCTGGCGAAGCTTTCCGGTTCACTCGGCGGCGCGGCTTTTTTCTCCGCCTTTGATACGGGGATTCACATGGCCGGTACTTATATCGGAGGCTGGCCCACGGAGAAATTCGGAGCCCGACGTGTGCTTGTGGTCGCTACCTTCCTGAGGGCCGTTGCTTTGGCCGGAGTACCCATTTCCATGCTCTGCGGTTTTCTGAGTCTCTGGTGGGCGATGGGTTGCTACACATTGGAGGCCTTGATCAGGGGCTTTGTTGACACATCAGTCCACACGGTTCCGCTTGAACTTGCACAGCATCGTGCCGAGCAACTCGACAGGATCAATTCACGCTACGAACTCGCCTTTGATATCGGTGGAGTCGCTGGGCCGCTTATTCTTGGCGGGTTGATGATATGGGGAGGGAAGATCGTTCCCCACATCATGATACCGGTCGGCTTTGTTCTCTCCTCAGTGACCTACTTCTTCATTCCTAAGAAAACCGGAGGTATGAGCAAAGGAGCGGTCCATCACTCCCACGGAGGTTCTTGGGCTGGGATCAAATATATCTTCACCCGCCGACCGCTCCTGATCACCTGCATCGGCCTGATGTCGTTCAATATCTACCCGCTGCGCAAGCTCCTGAGCGCGTTCTTTGCCAAGGGGCTCCTTCATAAGTCAGCTTCTGTTGGGCAAATCGGCGCTGCCTTTGCCCTCGGCGGTGCCGTTGGAGCACTGATTTATGCAGTCACAAAGCATAAAAACTCCGGAGGGAAGTGGGTCGCTCTGGGGGCTGTCGGAACATTCATCCTGGCCATCGGTTGGGTGCCTGGAAATCTCTGGGTTATGACAGTGGCGGTGTTCCTTTTTGCCTTGGCCAATGTCTGCGCCCGCTTGACTCTGACCAAGAAACGTCAGGAACTTACTCCGCTTGAACATGCTGGCGGTGTTACCTCCGCTTCCCAGTTCGGTGTGAATGCGGTTTCAGTTGTCATCAAGACCATTGTTGGCGCGGCCTTCTCTGCCGGTTTGGGAGCCTTCGGAGCATTTGCCGTGGTGGGAGGTATCCTCGGACTCATGGGAGCGGGTCAGTTTGTACTTTCTAGGCACATGCCGAAACTCAGGGAGTCTTCTCCTGCCCATTTATAA
- a CDS encoding metallophosphoesterase, producing the protein MNNSISTSSVSSTGANRRTIIIGDVHGCASELETLLKTAEVTKEDDLITVGDLICKGPDSRSVMQWAMSTPNLRCVLGNHEARLLGRWIAGEVPKPSSSDEQTIRQIGDCFEKSMSFIESWPLYLKGDGFLVVHAGIDPRIPKLAEQSRQDLLNIRIPEGMDIPWYKAYTKERLIVFGHWAKRDPMIRSNAIGLDTGCVYGGALTALILPERRLISVPAA; encoded by the coding sequence ATGAACAACTCGATTTCTACATCTTCAGTTAGTAGCACTGGCGCGAATCGGAGAACGATCATTATCGGCGACGTGCACGGTTGCGCTTCGGAGTTGGAGACGCTTCTCAAAACCGCAGAAGTTACCAAAGAGGATGATCTCATCACTGTAGGCGATCTGATCTGTAAGGGCCCGGACAGTCGTTCGGTCATGCAGTGGGCGATGAGCACTCCCAACCTGCGCTGTGTCCTTGGAAATCACGAAGCACGGTTGCTGGGCCGATGGATTGCCGGAGAGGTGCCTAAACCGAGCTCTTCTGATGAGCAGACCATCCGTCAGATCGGAGACTGCTTTGAAAAATCGATGAGTTTTATCGAGTCCTGGCCACTCTACCTGAAGGGTGATGGATTTCTCGTGGTTCATGCCGGCATCGATCCTCGGATTCCCAAGCTGGCAGAGCAGTCGAGGCAAGATCTTCTGAATATACGGATTCCCGAGGGGATGGATATTCCCTGGTATAAGGCCTACACGAAGGAGCGGCTCATCGTCTTTGGCCACTGGGCCAAGCGTGATCCGATGATTCGTTCGAATGCCATCGGTCTCGACACCGGCTGTGTCTACGGGGGAGCCCTCACAGCACTCATTCTCCCCGAGAGACGGCTGATCAGCGTCCCGGCAGCATAG
- a CDS encoding DUF2723 domain-containing protein, whose translation MSSTDITPSSIPESAVSVEERVHPFHVFDSYERWNSLIAFLIALVTYWATVMPNIGLNDDGEMATAALHFGVMHPSGYPLWTILAGLFSHLLPFGNGSWKINLFSGLCSAIAAALFSLISLSATRWLGVAKKPATILSGAVTLTFIWCTPVWSQAVIGKGLYALHICMMMIFIMICYVWIRRPHWKNAFVWVIFIFSLGMSNHHMTLAMAILPLLVILLLHANLFWEYTVYSLIVASGLYMGFANLSQLPDVWKTSVRLFYIAWAALLLLVLIRRKLTEWRLGLLIPIAVVAGLLPYLYMPFASSTNPPMNWSYTSTKEGFFYAINRSQYGGTLVDQLQACIGRVVGMPPAEKQKGPKSPDEETTLQSFGGFCKIFWAVLVQNISPLPILGVFAAFLLFWRLSREQRIWFYLLVIGFCLSAFLQPISFPLGYDNAGWGSQKPWQGLCYGFFLLIAGLGAAAVIAQSRRWERINRWIIPALATATALYTLVLCYPKSDQHGHWFGWMYGHDMLVDLPKDSFVFGGTDPGRFVPTYMVFGESFEKTKRDPNFDRRDLYIVTQNALADTFYNRYIRSHYTTERPTTFGWFEKLLGRDHTYPNETLTLPHREDIMALFEVLMNQYQKNPQAMPNPQSDPVALNSAVAEWIFLRNRDKKDGTPRHFYVEESFPMQWSYPYAIPHGLCYEIAHDKMDALPPGTAEKDLAWWDDYIKKLDSVPGFRNDDLALHSFAKLRNTGGNIYAFRNMRSEAERAYRQALSLWPANTETTSNLVNLLWQEGRFLDARDLVAGFLPMDPNSKVLQRLTVATEARLKASKDLPMQLAALQVNPTNRQALAPVLQSLMILGRMGDVDATISNAIAATPKDISFLRDMINFYATQGRIPQALEVAKVLEKAQPDQWDIPFTIAKYDLITGQREAAFTNLHRAIQLGGNTALQQISREQIFQQVSQDPAFQQALKADQDALSPESSHLEQRLMKSIQDASSKQQNPKKSSHKN comes from the coding sequence ATGAGCTCTACGGACATTACGCCTTCCTCCATTCCTGAATCTGCCGTCTCGGTAGAAGAACGAGTTCATCCCTTCCACGTTTTCGACTCCTACGAACGGTGGAACTCGCTGATCGCCTTCCTGATCGCTCTGGTTACATATTGGGCGACCGTGATGCCGAACATCGGCCTCAACGACGATGGCGAGATGGCCACGGCGGCCCTGCACTTCGGGGTCATGCACCCATCAGGCTACCCTCTCTGGACGATCCTGGCAGGACTCTTCAGCCACCTTCTCCCCTTTGGCAATGGATCCTGGAAGATCAATCTTTTCTCCGGGCTCTGCTCGGCCATAGCAGCTGCCCTCTTCTCTCTCATATCTCTAAGCGCCACCCGCTGGCTGGGGGTAGCAAAGAAGCCTGCCACGATTCTATCAGGCGCCGTCACACTCACCTTCATCTGGTGTACTCCTGTTTGGTCTCAAGCGGTGATCGGCAAGGGTCTCTACGCTCTTCATATCTGCATGATGATGATTTTCATCATGATCTGTTATGTCTGGATCAGACGTCCGCATTGGAAAAATGCATTTGTCTGGGTCATTTTTATCTTCTCGCTCGGCATGAGCAATCACCACATGACTTTGGCAATGGCCATACTGCCATTGCTGGTCATTCTGCTGCTCCACGCAAATCTGTTCTGGGAATACACTGTTTACAGTCTGATCGTCGCCAGCGGGCTCTATATGGGGTTTGCGAATCTTTCCCAGTTGCCGGATGTCTGGAAAACTTCTGTGAGGTTATTTTATATTGCTTGGGCCGCCTTATTGCTCCTCGTTCTCATACGTCGAAAGCTTACCGAGTGGCGTCTCGGCTTGCTCATTCCCATCGCTGTCGTAGCGGGTTTGCTTCCGTATCTCTACATGCCCTTCGCCTCCTCCACGAACCCACCCATGAACTGGAGTTACACGAGCACGAAGGAAGGATTCTTCTATGCGATCAATAGATCTCAATATGGGGGAACCCTGGTCGATCAACTCCAAGCATGCATCGGGAGGGTGGTTGGCATGCCCCCGGCGGAAAAACAAAAGGGCCCCAAGTCACCAGATGAAGAGACGACTCTTCAGTCTTTTGGAGGATTCTGCAAAATTTTCTGGGCAGTGCTGGTACAGAACATTTCACCACTGCCCATTTTGGGCGTTTTTGCAGCTTTTCTCCTTTTCTGGCGACTTTCACGCGAACAGAGAATCTGGTTTTATCTTTTGGTCATCGGATTTTGCCTTTCCGCATTTTTGCAGCCCATTTCATTTCCTTTGGGTTATGATAATGCAGGATGGGGTTCTCAGAAACCTTGGCAGGGTCTTTGCTACGGATTTTTTCTCCTAATCGCAGGACTTGGCGCCGCTGCAGTAATTGCTCAATCTCGGAGATGGGAGCGCATTAATCGATGGATTATACCTGCTTTGGCAACAGCTACAGCGCTCTACACCCTGGTCCTCTGCTATCCCAAAAGCGACCAGCATGGTCACTGGTTCGGATGGATGTACGGGCACGACATGCTCGTCGACCTGCCGAAGGATAGCTTTGTTTTCGGTGGGACCGACCCCGGCCGTTTTGTGCCAACCTACATGGTCTTTGGCGAAAGCTTCGAAAAAACGAAGCGGGATCCGAACTTCGACCGTCGGGATCTCTACATCGTGACTCAGAACGCCCTGGCCGACACCTTCTACAATCGTTACATCCGCTCCCACTACACCACGGAGCGCCCGACAACCTTTGGGTGGTTCGAGAAGCTTCTTGGCCGCGATCACACCTATCCGAATGAGACCCTAACCCTTCCCCATCGGGAGGATATCATGGCCCTCTTCGAGGTGCTGATGAATCAGTACCAGAAAAATCCCCAGGCAATGCCTAACCCTCAGAGCGATCCTGTCGCGCTGAACTCGGCTGTGGCCGAATGGATCTTCCTGCGCAACCGTGACAAGAAAGACGGGACTCCCCGGCATTTCTATGTGGAGGAGAGCTTCCCCATGCAATGGTCCTATCCTTACGCCATCCCGCACGGGCTTTGCTACGAGATCGCCCATGACAAAATGGACGCCCTGCCTCCCGGAACTGCTGAGAAGGATCTGGCTTGGTGGGATGATTACATCAAGAAACTCGATTCCGTACCCGGTTTCCGCAATGACGATCTGGCCCTTCACTCCTTTGCCAAACTGCGCAATACCGGCGGCAACATCTATGCCTTCCGCAACATGCGTTCGGAAGCGGAGCGTGCTTACAGACAGGCTCTCTCGCTCTGGCCGGCGAATACCGAGACCACCAGCAATCTCGTCAATCTGCTCTGGCAGGAGGGACGTTTCCTGGATGCCCGAGATCTCGTGGCGGGGTTCCTACCGATGGATCCCAACAGCAAAGTGCTTCAGCGCCTGACCGTGGCCACGGAAGCTAGACTGAAGGCTTCCAAGGATCTCCCGATGCAACTCGCAGCACTACAGGTCAACCCAACCAACAGGCAGGCACTGGCGCCGGTCCTTCAAAGCCTCATGATTCTGGGACGCATGGGCGATGTCGACGCGACCATCTCCAATGCCATCGCAGCGACGCCCAAAGACATCTCATTCCTCAGGGACATGATCAACTTCTATGCCACCCAGGGACGCATTCCTCAGGCGCTGGAAGTTGCAAAAGTTCTCGAGAAAGCGCAACCCGACCAGTGGGATATCCCATTCACCATTGCAAAATACGATCTCATCACGGGGCAGCGGGAAGCGGCGTTCACCAACCTGCATCGTGCAATTCAGCTCGGGGGAAACACCGCACTTCAGCAAATCAGCCGTGAGCAGATCTTCCAACAGGTGTCACAGGATCCAGCCTTCCAGCAGGCTCTCAAGGCGGACCAGGACGCTTTATCGCCTGAGTCCTCTCATCTCGAGCAGAGACTCATGAAATCAATACAGGATGCCTCTTCCAAACAACAGAATCCGAAGAAATCCTCTCACAAAAACTAG
- a CDS encoding FkbM family methyltransferase gives MPTTELNLTDSFSIAVRTKALRLAECSYKLVLRSALLQKLVYSIIRFLSPSRLSIENISLHLNKNDAVLNALLLLGLFEVPETIIFKKLLQPGMTFLDVGANIGYFSALAASLVGAKGTIIALEPEPKNQALLQKTSQSNPGPKYHLFQLAASSKSGSSTFYVSSSNCGDNRLADSAQQDDNDEWNSITVACVTLDELFIEKDLPLPDVIKIDVQGFEADVIAGCMDILKRKKAITLMIEFWPEGLRAAGKDPLEFLSTLRGHEFLISYINLKGQLVELSADEELVKTYHGKAYTNLFCTRITT, from the coding sequence ATGCCAACCACAGAGTTAAATCTCACTGACTCTTTCAGTATAGCAGTCCGAACCAAGGCGTTACGTTTGGCTGAATGCTCCTACAAATTAGTTCTCCGAAGTGCCCTGCTTCAAAAGCTTGTCTACAGCATCATCAGATTTCTTTCTCCAAGCAGATTGTCCATTGAGAACATCTCGCTTCATCTGAATAAAAACGACGCCGTTCTTAACGCCCTGTTACTACTCGGGCTTTTTGAAGTTCCTGAAACGATCATTTTTAAAAAACTGCTGCAGCCAGGCATGACATTTTTGGATGTGGGAGCAAATATCGGCTATTTCAGCGCATTAGCTGCCTCTCTTGTTGGTGCGAAAGGAACGATCATTGCCTTGGAACCTGAACCTAAAAATCAAGCCCTGCTGCAGAAGACTTCCCAGTCAAATCCCGGCCCTAAGTATCATCTATTCCAATTAGCCGCCTCTTCTAAAAGCGGATCCTCCACCTTTTATGTTTCCAGTAGCAATTGTGGTGACAACAGGTTGGCAGATTCCGCCCAGCAGGATGACAATGACGAATGGAATTCCATCACTGTTGCGTGTGTCACCCTGGACGAGCTTTTTATTGAAAAGGACCTTCCTCTGCCCGATGTCATCAAAATTGATGTTCAGGGCTTCGAGGCGGACGTCATTGCGGGTTGTATGGATATCCTTAAAAGAAAGAAAGCAATCACCCTGATGATTGAATTCTGGCCGGAAGGCCTTCGTGCTGCAGGAAAAGACCCACTGGAGTTCCTGAGCACTCTGCGAGGTCATGAATTTCTAATTTCTTACATTAATCTAAAAGGACAACTTGTCGAGTTGTCGGCCGATGAAGAGTTGGTCAAAACATACCATGGAAAGGCCTACACAAACCTTTTCTGCACACGCATAACCACTTAA
- the sixA gene encoding phosphohistidine phosphatase SixA — MLLHLLRHAEAEPHRLDDFSRSLTEKGFKQARRIGCFMKEQCLRPEIILTSPVVRARETAEIVAKLLGKPPLTEVAWAACGMNPEVALAELSGYAKLDSVMIVGHEPDLSSLSASLIGMERSESIQVAKASLLGVNLPRLQFGSGILQYLLPVKFL; from the coding sequence ATGCTTCTCCACCTTCTCCGCCACGCCGAGGCTGAGCCTCATCGTCTCGATGATTTTTCCCGATCTCTTACGGAAAAAGGATTCAAGCAGGCGCGCCGGATTGGTTGCTTCATGAAAGAGCAGTGCCTCAGACCGGAGATCATCCTCACCAGTCCCGTTGTTCGTGCACGAGAGACGGCGGAGATTGTTGCAAAGCTTTTGGGGAAACCGCCTCTCACTGAAGTTGCATGGGCCGCTTGCGGGATGAATCCCGAGGTGGCCCTGGCCGAGCTATCAGGCTATGCAAAGCTTGATTCAGTCATGATTGTGGGGCACGAACCGGATTTAAGTTCGCTGAGTGCCTCGCTGATCGGGATGGAACGGAGTGAGTCTATTCAGGTTGCTAAGGCCTCTCTTCTAGGGGTGAACCTACCTCGTCTCCAGTTTGGATCTGGGATCCTGCAGTATCTCCTGCCCGTGAAGTTTTTATAA
- a CDS encoding polyprenol monophosphomannose synthase codes for MSERTLVVVPTYNERENLPNLVERLFALPEPVEILVVDDGSPDGTGQWVAETAIRDPRLHLLSRTAKNGLGRAYVAGFQWALEHGYDFVIQMDADFSHSPEDVPKLLQGIRTTGADLAIGSRYAGGIRVINWPLKRLVLSVGASYYVKWITGLPVWDPTGGFKCWRRKTLEAIDLPSVKSNGYGFQIEMNHRTWMRDFKVTEVPIIFADRIEGVSKMSKKIVVEALLMVWGLLINSGFRRSPRAKQS; via the coding sequence ATGTCCGAACGTACACTTGTCGTCGTCCCCACCTATAACGAGAGAGAGAACCTCCCAAATCTGGTCGAGCGTCTCTTTGCGTTACCTGAGCCTGTCGAGATCTTGGTTGTCGATGATGGATCACCGGATGGCACAGGACAATGGGTAGCGGAGACCGCAATACGCGATCCGCGCCTGCACCTCCTCTCTCGCACCGCTAAAAACGGCTTGGGTCGCGCCTACGTGGCGGGATTCCAATGGGCTCTCGAGCACGGCTACGACTTTGTCATCCAGATGGATGCGGATTTTTCACACAGCCCTGAGGATGTACCGAAACTCCTGCAAGGTATCCGGACAACGGGCGCAGACCTGGCCATCGGTTCCCGATACGCAGGCGGGATCCGCGTCATCAATTGGCCCCTCAAGCGACTTGTGCTCAGCGTAGGGGCCTCTTACTACGTCAAATGGATCACAGGACTTCCGGTCTGGGATCCCACCGGGGGCTTCAAGTGCTGGCGCCGCAAGACCCTGGAAGCAATCGACCTTCCCTCCGTGAAATCGAACGGCTACGGCTTCCAGATCGAGATGAATCACCGAACCTGGATGCGGGATTTCAAGGTTACCGAGGTTCCCATCATCTTCGCAGATCGCATCGAAGGGGTCTCCAAGATGTCCAAGAAGATCGTTGTGGAAGCACTCCTCATGGTCTGGGGCCTCCTGATTAACAGCGGATTTCGCAGATCCCCCCGCGCCAAGCAATCCTGA
- the glgA gene encoding glycogen synthase — MKTLLLTNEYPPHIYGGAGVHVDYLSRELAKLMEVEVRCFGDQDEKIGSIEVRGFGLGTPEMTCPKPLQSPLGASRRCVDFNGAGITADLVHCHTWYTHLGGIMAKLNYGIPLVITVHSLEPLRPWKREQLGGGYDFSLWVEKTALEMADAVIAVSEETKKDILSLFNVSEERLSVIHNGIDLSEYRSTKNPEVLRSLGVDPDRPYVLFVGRITRQKGIIHLVRAIRHLDPGFQVLLCAGAPDTPEIAAEMQQAIASAREHHGEIVWIEKMVTRPEAIVLYSSASVFVCPSIYEPFGIINLEAMACGTPVVASAVGGIKEVVVDGETGFLIPLEQMKESPFEATDPAAFASDLASKINLLMANPELASRMGTAGRKRAEEFFGWDAIASKTERLYDKLLQR, encoded by the coding sequence ATGAAAACACTCCTTCTCACCAACGAATATCCTCCACATATCTACGGGGGTGCGGGCGTTCATGTCGATTATCTGAGCCGTGAGTTGGCCAAGCTCATGGAGGTGGAGGTGCGCTGTTTCGGTGATCAGGATGAGAAGATCGGAAGCATCGAGGTCAGGGGGTTCGGCCTTGGCACTCCCGAGATGACCTGCCCCAAGCCGCTTCAGAGCCCACTGGGCGCATCACGTCGGTGTGTCGATTTCAACGGCGCCGGGATCACTGCTGACCTTGTCCACTGCCACACATGGTACACCCACCTTGGCGGTATCATGGCGAAGCTCAACTACGGCATTCCCCTCGTCATTACGGTTCACTCCCTCGAGCCTCTGCGCCCCTGGAAGCGCGAACAGCTTGGAGGCGGTTATGACTTCAGCCTCTGGGTGGAAAAAACAGCCCTTGAGATGGCTGATGCTGTGATTGCCGTCTCGGAAGAGACCAAGAAGGATATCCTCTCCCTCTTCAATGTCAGCGAAGAGCGCCTCAGTGTGATCCATAATGGCATCGACCTGAGCGAGTATCGCTCGACAAAAAATCCCGAGGTTCTCCGATCGCTTGGCGTGGATCCCGATCGCCCGTATGTCCTCTTTGTTGGCCGTATCACACGTCAGAAGGGGATCATTCATCTGGTCCGTGCGATCCGTCATCTGGATCCCGGTTTTCAGGTGCTGCTCTGCGCCGGCGCCCCTGACACGCCCGAGATCGCAGCGGAGATGCAGCAGGCGATTGCCTCAGCACGGGAGCATCATGGTGAGATTGTCTGGATCGAGAAGATGGTGACTCGTCCCGAGGCGATTGTTCTCTACTCAAGCGCTTCTGTTTTTGTCTGCCCCTCGATCTACGAACCATTCGGCATCATCAATCTCGAAGCCATGGCCTGTGGCACGCCCGTCGTCGCCAGTGCCGTCGGAGGCATCAAGGAGGTGGTCGTGGATGGTGAGACTGGTTTCCTTATACCCCTTGAGCAGATGAAAGAGAGCCCCTTCGAGGCGACTGATCCTGCAGCCTTTGCCTCAGACCTTGCCTCCAAGATCAATCTCTTGATGGCCAATCCCGAGCTTGCTTCGCGAATGGGGACCGCCGGGCGGAAGCGCGCCGAGGAGTTCTTCGGATGGGATGCGATTGCCAGCAAAACTGAGCGACTTTACGACAAGCTTCTGCAAAGGTAG